Proteins co-encoded in one Cercospora beticola chromosome 7, complete sequence genomic window:
- a CDS encoding uncharacterized protein (BUSCO:EOG0926577T) produces MLSLRALARSAPRTASRFATTSIKPSFTSTLRSRISQQAPRSALFSTTRARFDEHSQQLAAKLESEISIEKEESATQAGSDQNIEQFKAENPDWDVKDVPGEQDVYLTRKYEDEQITVHFSIADFNSEIDEGYGEEDMALGEEGMDVQSGGANTKGAINKGGKADGNFKVAPEDSVAPADREELADEDSEGAPQQFPVAVTVLVQRPNKGALKFYLTAADGDFIINQLVQLPKEIEGDAKALIRDHPESLYAGPPFQQLDEEVQGILESYLNARGVSEYLAQAVPDYIDVKEQKEYLGWLERVKDFVE; encoded by the exons ATGTTGTCCCTCCGTGCTCTCGCCCGCAGCGCGCCACGCACAGCGTCTCGCTTCGCCACGACTTCGATCAAACCTTCTTTCACATCAACCCTTCGATCACGCATCAGCCAACAAGCTCCACGCAGCGCCCTATTCTCCACAACACGCGCACGCTTCGATGAACACTCGCAACAACTTGCTGCCAAGCTCGAGAGCGAGATCAGcatcgagaaggaggagtcGGCGACACAAGCCGGTTCAGACCAGAACATTGAGCAGTTCAAGGCGGAGAACCCCGACTGGGATGTTAAGGACGTTCCAGGCGAGCAAGATGTCTACTTGACCCGCAAGTACGAGGACGAGCAGATCACCGTCCACTTCTCGATAGCAGACTTCAATTCGGAGATTGATGAGGGCTACGGCGAGGAGGACATGGCACTTGGCGAGGAGGGCATGGACGTACAGTCAGGAGGTGCCAATACCAAGGGCGCTATCAACAAGGGCGGCAAGGCAGATGGCAACTTCAAGGTTGCGCCAGAAGACTCGGTCGCCCCAGCTGATCGTGAGGAATTGGCTGATGAG GACTCCGAAGGTGCTCCACAACAGTTCCCAGTCGCCGTGACGGTCCTGGTTCAGAGACCGAACAAGGGCGCCCTCAAATTCTACCTGACCGCAGCTGATggcgacttcatcatcaaccaACTTGTGCAGCTGCCAAAGGAGATCGAGGGCGATGCTAAGGCTTTGATCCGCGACCACCCAGAGTCGCTCTACGCTGGACCACCATTCCAGCAGCTTGACGAGGAAGTTCAGGGCATCTTGGAGAGCTACCTCAACGCACGAGGTGTCTCAGAGTACCTCGCTCAGGCCGTGCCGGACTACATCGATGtgaaggagcagaaggaatACCTTGGTTGGTTAGAAAGAGTCAAGGACTTCGTTGAGTAA
- a CDS encoding uncharacterized protein (MEROPS:MER0015472): MSTFHYMLRFATRSCPALRQSTNTIRPSLNINSPRLYATGSTKRLIDAKSLSFARPTPFAHRLNKLIAQSKPFRRSYSSPNGHGNMPASYKSAKRAVRTLILINTGVFLTWAYAGGQARQTNDTKLLQSLVRNFMLTEENLAQGRYHTLITSAFSHSNFWHFGINMFALWTFGGLLAYMPAIGARHIYLLALTSSFASSSAWLIHRRSKAAPAPTTTTKSWNPFSSASSQRQTRTIEALLGASGFVMATASLSACIMPFAPMMMMGVVPMPLYAVALAYAALDLYMLDSGTSRTAHSAHLGGLAFGIVYYLVLLRKKGGVWQLISSRRR; this comes from the exons ATGTCTACCTT TCACTATATGCTACGATTCGCCACGCGATCATGTCCCGCACTACGACAAAGTACAAATACCATCCGGCCTTCGCTGAACATCAACTCTCCGAGACTCTACGCAACCGGATCAACTAAGCGGCTGATAGACGCGAAATCCCTATCCTTCGCGCGGCCGACCCCTTTCGCCCACCGTCTCAACAAGCTCATAGCCCAATCCAAACCATTCCGAAGATCGTACAGCAGTCCCAACGGCCATGGCAATATGCCCGCGTCCTACAAGTCCGCCAAACGCGCTGTCCGGACACTAATACTCATCAACACTGGAGTCTTCCTTACCTGGGCCTATGCAGGCGGCCAAGCTCGTCAAACCAACGACACCAAACTTCTGCAATCACTCGTCCGAAACTTCATGCTTACCGAAGAGAATCTCGCGCAGGGGCGCTACCACACCCTGATCACATCAGCCTTCTCCCACAGCAACTTCTGGCATTTTGGTATCA ACATGTTCGCGCTCTGGACCTTCGGCGGCCTACTCGCCTACATGCCAGCCATTGGCGCAAGACATATTTACCTCCTCGCGCTGACCAGCAGCTTCGCCTCTTCCTCAGCATGGCTCATCCACCGACGCTCCAAGGCAGCCCCGGCGCCAACGACCACCACCAAATCCTGGAATCCCTTCTCCTCCGCTTCTTCGCAAAGGCAGACACGAACCATCGAGGCGCTCCTGGGGGCGTCCGGGTTTGTAATGGCAACCGCTTCATTGTCAGCCTGCATCATGCCATTCgcgccgatgatgatgatgggcgTCGTGCCCATGCCACTATATGCCGTGGCATTGGCGTACGCCGCACTGGATTTGTATATGTTAGATAGTGGAACTAGTCGGACGGCCCATTCGGCGCATTTGGGTGGCCTCGCATTTGGCATTGTGTATTACTTGGTGTTGCTGAGGAAGAAAGGTGGAGTCTGGCAGTTGATTAGTAGCAGGAGAAGGTAA
- the DHH1 gene encoding DExD/H-box ATP-dependent RNA helicase dhh1, giving the protein MADGLANKLEKTSLNEAAEGDWKSGLKAPPKDGRQQTEDVTATKGLDFEEFYLKRELLMGIYEAGFEKPSPIQEETIPVALSGRDILARAKNGTGKTAAFVIPTLERINPKLDKIQALLLVPTRELALQTSQVCKTLGKHLGINVMVTTGGTGLRDDIIRLNDPVHIVVGTPGRILDLAGKGVADLSEAKTFVMDEADKLLSPEFTVTIEQLLKFHPKDRQVMLFSATFPVVVKDFKDKHMNDPHEINLMDELTLRGITQYYAFVEEKQKVHCLNTLFSRLQINQSIIFCNSTTRVELLAKKITELGYSCFYSHAKMLQQHRNRVFHDFRNGAMRNLVCSDLLTRGIDIQAVNVVINFDFPKNAETYLHRIGRSGRFGHLGLAINLINWEDRFNLYRIEQELGTEIQPIPGTIDKKLYVYDAPENIPRPINTAPPQQQQQQGQQAGRQQGSGQDLLNPANRTGGYRGGRGGGYGRGRGGPRNDQNGFQGQQRQGGFQQRPPPQQQMAPAGPPLAQA; this is encoded by the coding sequence ATGGCGGACGGGCTAGCCAACAAGCTCGAGAAGACGTCACTGAACGAAGCTGCGGAGGGCGATTGGAAGTCAGGGCTAAAAGCACCTCCGAAAGATGGCAGACAGCAAACAGAGGATGTTACAGCGACGAAGGGCCTGGATTTTGAGGAGTTCTATCTCAAGCGCGAGCTATTGATGGGTATCTATGAAGCAGGGTTTGAGAAGCCTTCGCCCATTCAAGAAGAGACGATTCCAGTCGCATTATCTGGGCGCGATATACTTGCACGAGCGAAGAACGGCACAGGCAAGACCGCAGCGTTCGTCATTCCTACGCTAGAGCGCATCAACCCCAAGTTGGACAAGATTCAGGCACTTCTTCTCGTGCCCACCCGAGAATTGGCACTGCAAACATCGCAAGTCTGCAAGACGCTTGGCAAGCACCTTGGCATCAATGTCATGGTCACCACTGGTGGAACCGGACTGCGCGATGACATTATACGATTGAATGATCCTGTGCACATCGTTGTCGGTACGCCTGGACGTATTTTGGATCTGGCCGGCAAGGGTGTCGCCGATTTATCCGAGGCGAAGACGTTTGTCATGGACGAGGCTGACAAGCTGCTCTCACCTGAGTTCACTGTAACGATTGAGCAGCTCCTCAAGTTCCACCCTAAGGACAGACAAGTCATGTTGTTCTCCGCAACTTTCCCAGTCGTAGTGAAAGACTTCAAAGACAAGCACATGAATGATCCCCACGAGATCAACTTGATGGACGAGCTCACTCTGCGTGGTATCACACAATATTACGCATTCGTTgaggagaagcaaaaggTCCACTGCCTTAACACACTTTTCAGCAGACTGCAAATCAACCAGTCTATCATCTTCTGCAACAGCACAACTCGTGTCGAGCTGTTAGCCAAGAAGATCACCGAGCTTGGGTACTCGTGTTTCTACTCGCATGCGAAGAtgttgcagcagcatcgtAACCGCGTTTTCCACGATTTCCGCAACGGCGCAATGCGCAACCTGGTCTGTTCCGATCTTCTCACTCGCGGTATCGATATTCAAGCCGTGAATGTCGTTATCAATTTTGACTTCCCCAAGAACGCGGAGACGTATCTTCACCGTATCGGTCGATCCGGACGATTTGGTCATCTTGGTCTGGCCATCAACCTGATCAACTGGGAAGATCGCTTCAATTTGTACCGTATCGAGCAGGAACTTGGTACTGAGATTCAACCCATTCCTGGCACTATTGACAAGAAATTGTATGTATACGACGCACCAGAGAACATTCCCCGCCCGATCAACACTGCGCcgccacagcaacaacagcagcaggggCAACAAGCAGGCAGACAGCAGGGCAGCGGACAGGATCTGCTCAACCCCGCAAACCGTACCGGAGGCTACCGTGGAGGCCGTGGTGGCGGCTATGGTCGAGGTCGTGGTGGACCACGAAATGACCAAAATGGCTTCCAAGGACAGCAGAGACAAGGTGGCTTCCAGCAgcgaccaccaccacagcaaCAGATGGCACCGGCGGGTCCACCTTTAGCCCAGGCCTAG